One genomic region from Verrucomicrobiota bacterium encodes:
- a CDS encoding DUF1080 domain-containing protein has product MNGCYAKQIGWLAVWVMTTLSIVAADEPEWKPLFDGKFPIHWRGVRMPHFPAQKWTIQAGMIKTVPGVEPVDLVSRERFTNFEFAVEWRLAPGASSGILYLLPEPAKHRPEGLEYVIQDANRPKGEAVPPEKQTAALRGWLAPTNVPAKPVGEWNETRILVLTNHVEHWLNNQKVLEFELNDPKVKEPLEKLGNSLNVEKMILRGGYLVLRHTGTEVCFRNLQARHLPIPESAKP; this is encoded by the coding sequence ATGAATGGTTGTTACGCAAAACAAATTGGGTGGCTGGCGGTCTGGGTGATGACCACGCTGTCCATCGTCGCGGCGGATGAACCGGAGTGGAAACCCCTCTTCGATGGCAAGTTTCCAATCCATTGGCGCGGCGTGCGGATGCCGCATTTTCCGGCGCAAAAATGGACCATCCAGGCGGGCATGATCAAAACCGTGCCGGGGGTGGAACCGGTGGATCTGGTATCGCGCGAGCGCTTCACCAACTTTGAATTTGCGGTGGAATGGCGGCTGGCCCCCGGCGCTTCCAGCGGCATTCTTTATCTGCTGCCCGAACCAGCGAAGCACCGGCCCGAAGGGTTGGAATATGTCATTCAGGATGCCAATCGCCCCAAGGGGGAAGCGGTGCCACCGGAAAAACAGACCGCCGCCTTGCGTGGCTGGCTGGCCCCAACCAATGTGCCCGCAAAACCGGTCGGTGAATGGAATGAAACCCGCATTCTAGTGCTGACCAACCACGTCGAACATTGGCTCAATAATCAGAAGGTGCTTGAATTCGAGTTGAATGATCCCAAGGTGAAGGAGCCTTTGGAAAAGCTTGGCAACAGCCTGAATGTGGAAAAAATGATACTTCGCGGCGGATACCTGGTATTGCGGCACACCGGCACAGAAGTTTGCTTTCGCAACTTGCAAGCACGCCATCTCCCGATTCCCGAATCCGCCAAACCCTGA
- a CDS encoding D-hexose-6-phosphate mutarotase gives MSTGDVPAKLKQFEIPGRVTFQEGNGELPKLEITTAWSTAEIYLHGAHVTSFQKKGEPPLLFMSQCSRFVAGQPIRGGVPVIFPWFGPREGMPMHGFARLASWELHEATALPEGGVTLRFSLPEVDESATFPPCNAHYVVTVTDKLELELIITNPTPNEPFTFDTCLHTYFQVGDISAVSVSGLKGLTYLDKVENFATKTETAETIQVAAEVDRIYLDTHGPALIQDAKLRRIIRVETSGSRSTVVWNPWIAKARQMPDFGDDEYREMICVESGNVDRNKLTLAPGHSVAMKVVLSSEPLPA, from the coding sequence GGTGATGTCCCAGCAAAACTGAAGCAATTCGAGATTCCCGGAAGGGTGACGTTCCAGGAGGGCAATGGCGAATTGCCCAAATTGGAGATCACCACGGCCTGGAGCACTGCGGAAATCTATCTGCACGGCGCGCACGTCACCAGCTTTCAAAAGAAGGGTGAACCGCCATTGCTCTTCATGAGCCAGTGCAGCCGGTTTGTGGCCGGGCAACCCATCCGGGGCGGTGTGCCCGTCATCTTCCCATGGTTCGGCCCGCGCGAAGGCATGCCCATGCATGGCTTTGCCCGCCTGGCATCCTGGGAATTGCATGAAGCCACGGCCTTGCCGGAAGGTGGCGTTACGCTGCGGTTTAGCCTGCCGGAGGTGGATGAATCAGCCACCTTCCCGCCCTGCAACGCCCATTACGTCGTCACGGTAACCGACAAACTCGAGCTGGAACTGATCATTACCAACCCCACGCCCAACGAGCCTTTCACCTTTGATACTTGCCTGCACACCTATTTCCAAGTCGGTGACATTTCAGCGGTCAGCGTGAGTGGGTTGAAAGGGTTGACGTACCTCGATAAGGTCGAGAATTTTGCCACCAAGACGGAAACCGCCGAGACCATCCAAGTGGCCGCCGAAGTGGATCGCATCTATCTCGACACCCACGGCCCGGCGTTGATTCAAGATGCCAAGTTGCGCCGGATCATCCGGGTGGAAACAAGCGGCTCACGTTCCACCGTGGTCTGGAACCCCTGGATTGCCAAAGCGCGCCAGATGCCTGATTTTGGGGATGACGAGTACCGGGAAATGATCTGCGTGGAATCCGGCAATGTGGACCGCAACAAGTTGACCTTGGCGCCCGGGCACAGCGTGGCGATGAAGGTGGTGCTTTCCAGCGAACCGCTGCCGGCTTGA